From the genome of Pelodiscus sinensis isolate JC-2024 chromosome 12, ASM4963464v1, whole genome shotgun sequence, one region includes:
- the TERF2 gene encoding telomeric repeat-binding factor 2 isoform X2, whose amino-acid sequence MAGGRARAAGSRRAPMASRRGPPEPRVPEEAVNRWVLQFYFHQAVGAYRAGRNRDFREFREVMQALLLRPLTKDSTVSRLLRIMQFLSRIEEGENLDCTFDKESELTPLESAIGVLELINREFPVSAVTMESVRKMVKEAKLRTELLSIIREKNLSHTMIRNFSYKAFQQSAFQFLETYLEDSEPFLLTMAKKTLNSECTDDPKQLATTPEPVEVAKQPAATALEPAEVAKQPAATAPEPAEVAKQPAATAPEPAEVAKQPAATVPEPAEVAKQPAATAPEPAEVAKQPAATAPEPAEVAKQPAATAPEHAEVAKQPAATAPEHAEVAKQPVAVASDNMEMLSKNSERLPLGSVTSYGISALREAFKTLSDSQDSDAAFTKLDETDFSFPKQLSPSVSHRLKRQRDEETLPLETSGTSDIPKPLPKSKRLLTISRLVMEQDSQSSELNEIPDSSQEPVVSSASRPLVQKPYVPLPSSSSPKPQKARLNTSNGQEEKDTWSDEDELFLDKGSPGRNSHTSSVFGSKKQRWTVQESEWIKEGVKKFGEGNWKIICQKFPFENRTSVMIKDRWRTMKKLGLH is encoded by the exons ATGGCTGGCGGGCGCGCGCGGGCGGCAGGCAGCCGGCGGGCGCCGATGGCGTCGAGGCGAGGGCCGCCCGAGCCCCGCGTCCCGGAGGAGGCGGTGAACCGCTGGGTGCTGCAGTTCTACTTCCACCAGGCCGTGGGGGCCTACCGGGCCGGGCGCAACCGGGACTTCCGCGAGTTCCGCGAAGTGAtgcagg ctctgctgctgcggCCCCTAACAAAAGATTCCACAGTCTCTCGGCTGCTGCGCATTATGCAGTTTCTTTCGAGAATTGAGGAGGGAGAGAACCTAG ATTGCACCTTTGATAAAGAGTCAGAGCTCACCCCCCTTGAATCAGCAATCGGTGTGCTGGAGCTGATTAATCGAGAATTTCCTGTGTCTGCGGTGACAATGGAATCTGTTAGAAAAATGGTGAAAGAAGCT AAACTGAGGACAGAGTTGCTCAGCATTATCCGTGAGAAGAATTTGTCTCATACGATGATCCGAAATTTTTCCTACAAAGCTTTTCAACAGAGTGCGTTCCAGTTCTTGGAGACCTACCTGGAGGATTCAGAGCCCTTTCTCTTGACA ATGGCGAAAAAGACTTTGAATTCCGAATGTACTGATGACCCTAAGCAGCTGGCAACCACGCCAGAGCCCGTGGAAGTggctaagcagccagcagcaaCAGCGCTGGAGCCCGCGGAAGTGGCTAAACAGCCAGCAGCAACAGCGCCAGAGCCCGCGGAAGTGGCTAAACAGCCAGCAGCAACAGCGCCAGAGCCCGCGGAAGTGGCTAAACAGCCAGCAGCAACAGTGCCAGAGCCCGCGGAAGTggctaagcagccagcagcaaCAGCGCCAGAGCCCGCGGAAGTggctaagcagccagcagcaaCAGCGCCAGAGCCTGCGGAAGTggctaagcagccagcagcaaCAGCGCCAGAGCACGCAGAAGTggctaagcagccagcagcaaCAGCGCCAGAGCACGCGGAAGTGGCTAAGCAACCAGTGGCAGTGGCTTCAGACAATATGGAAATGCTTTCAAAGAACTCTGAGAG GCTGCCCCTTGGATCTGTAACCTCATATGGGATTTCTGCtctgagagaagctttcaagaCCTTGTCAGATTCCCAAGATTCTGATGCAGCCTTTACCAAATTGGATGAAACCGACTTTTCTTTCCCCAAGCAATTGTCCCCTTCTGTATCCCACAGACTCAAGAGACAGAGAGACGAAGAAACTCTGCCCTTGGAGACTTCTGGGACCTCAGACATTCCTAAACCACTTCCAAAGAGTAAACGCTTGTTGACTATAAGCAGACTGGTTATGGAGCAGGACAGCCAGAGCTCTGAGCTGAATGAGATTCCAGACTCGTCCCAGGAGCCAGTGGTTTCGTCTGCATCCAGGCCTCTTGTTCAAAAGCCATATGTTCCACTTCCGTCGTCCAGCAGTCCCAA GCCGCAGAAAGCAAGATTGAACACCTCAAATGGACAAGAAGAAAAGGACACGTGGAGTGACGAAGATGAGCTCTTCCTGGACAAAG GATCCCCTGGGAGAAATAGCCACACGTCTTCAGTCTTTGGTTCCAAGAAGCAG AGATGGACTGTGCAGGAAAGCGAGTGGATCAAAGAAGGAGTGAAGAAGTTTGGAGAAGGAAACTGGAAAATCATTTGCCAAAAGTTCCCCTTTGAGAACCGCACTTCAGTGATGATTAAGGATCGTTGGCGGACCATGAAAAAGCTGGGACTCCATTGA
- the TERF2 gene encoding telomeric repeat-binding factor 2 isoform X1 → MAGGRARAAGSRRAPMASRRGPPEPRVPEEAVNRWVLQFYFHQAVGAYRAGRNRDFREFREVMQALLLRPLTKDSTVSRLLRIMQFLSRIEEGENLDCTFDKESELTPLESAIGVLELINREFPVSAVTMESVRKMVKEAAVIICIKKREFDKASKILKKIMAKDPNTQKLRTELLSIIREKNLSHTMIRNFSYKAFQQSAFQFLETYLEDSEPFLLTMAKKTLNSECTDDPKQLATTPEPVEVAKQPAATALEPAEVAKQPAATAPEPAEVAKQPAATAPEPAEVAKQPAATVPEPAEVAKQPAATAPEPAEVAKQPAATAPEPAEVAKQPAATAPEHAEVAKQPAATAPEHAEVAKQPVAVASDNMEMLSKNSERLPLGSVTSYGISALREAFKTLSDSQDSDAAFTKLDETDFSFPKQLSPSVSHRLKRQRDEETLPLETSGTSDIPKPLPKSKRLLTISRLVMEQDSQSSELNEIPDSSQEPVVSSASRPLVQKPYVPLPSSSSPKPQKARLNTSNGQEEKDTWSDEDELFLDKGSPGRNSHTSSVFGSKKQRWTVQESEWIKEGVKKFGEGNWKIICQKFPFENRTSVMIKDRWRTMKKLGLH, encoded by the exons ATGGCTGGCGGGCGCGCGCGGGCGGCAGGCAGCCGGCGGGCGCCGATGGCGTCGAGGCGAGGGCCGCCCGAGCCCCGCGTCCCGGAGGAGGCGGTGAACCGCTGGGTGCTGCAGTTCTACTTCCACCAGGCCGTGGGGGCCTACCGGGCCGGGCGCAACCGGGACTTCCGCGAGTTCCGCGAAGTGAtgcagg ctctgctgctgcggCCCCTAACAAAAGATTCCACAGTCTCTCGGCTGCTGCGCATTATGCAGTTTCTTTCGAGAATTGAGGAGGGAGAGAACCTAG ATTGCACCTTTGATAAAGAGTCAGAGCTCACCCCCCTTGAATCAGCAATCGGTGTGCTGGAGCTGATTAATCGAGAATTTCCTGTGTCTGCGGTGACAATGGAATCTGTTAGAAAAATGGTGAAAGAAGCT GCTGTTATCATTTGTATTAAAAAGAGAGAGTTTGATAAAGCctcaaaaattctgaaaaaaatcatgGCAAAGGATCCTAACACCCAG AAACTGAGGACAGAGTTGCTCAGCATTATCCGTGAGAAGAATTTGTCTCATACGATGATCCGAAATTTTTCCTACAAAGCTTTTCAACAGAGTGCGTTCCAGTTCTTGGAGACCTACCTGGAGGATTCAGAGCCCTTTCTCTTGACA ATGGCGAAAAAGACTTTGAATTCCGAATGTACTGATGACCCTAAGCAGCTGGCAACCACGCCAGAGCCCGTGGAAGTggctaagcagccagcagcaaCAGCGCTGGAGCCCGCGGAAGTGGCTAAACAGCCAGCAGCAACAGCGCCAGAGCCCGCGGAAGTGGCTAAACAGCCAGCAGCAACAGCGCCAGAGCCCGCGGAAGTGGCTAAACAGCCAGCAGCAACAGTGCCAGAGCCCGCGGAAGTggctaagcagccagcagcaaCAGCGCCAGAGCCCGCGGAAGTggctaagcagccagcagcaaCAGCGCCAGAGCCTGCGGAAGTggctaagcagccagcagcaaCAGCGCCAGAGCACGCAGAAGTggctaagcagccagcagcaaCAGCGCCAGAGCACGCGGAAGTGGCTAAGCAACCAGTGGCAGTGGCTTCAGACAATATGGAAATGCTTTCAAAGAACTCTGAGAG GCTGCCCCTTGGATCTGTAACCTCATATGGGATTTCTGCtctgagagaagctttcaagaCCTTGTCAGATTCCCAAGATTCTGATGCAGCCTTTACCAAATTGGATGAAACCGACTTTTCTTTCCCCAAGCAATTGTCCCCTTCTGTATCCCACAGACTCAAGAGACAGAGAGACGAAGAAACTCTGCCCTTGGAGACTTCTGGGACCTCAGACATTCCTAAACCACTTCCAAAGAGTAAACGCTTGTTGACTATAAGCAGACTGGTTATGGAGCAGGACAGCCAGAGCTCTGAGCTGAATGAGATTCCAGACTCGTCCCAGGAGCCAGTGGTTTCGTCTGCATCCAGGCCTCTTGTTCAAAAGCCATATGTTCCACTTCCGTCGTCCAGCAGTCCCAA GCCGCAGAAAGCAAGATTGAACACCTCAAATGGACAAGAAGAAAAGGACACGTGGAGTGACGAAGATGAGCTCTTCCTGGACAAAG GATCCCCTGGGAGAAATAGCCACACGTCTTCAGTCTTTGGTTCCAAGAAGCAG AGATGGACTGTGCAGGAAAGCGAGTGGATCAAAGAAGGAGTGAAGAAGTTTGGAGAAGGAAACTGGAAAATCATTTGCCAAAAGTTCCCCTTTGAGAACCGCACTTCAGTGATGATTAAGGATCGTTGGCGGACCATGAAAAAGCTGGGACTCCATTGA
- the TERF2 gene encoding telomeric repeat-binding factor 2 isoform X3, which yields MAGGRARAAGSRRAPMASRRGPPEPRVPEEAVNRWVLQFYFHQAVGAYRAGRNRDFREFREVMQALLLRPLTKDSTVSRLLRIMQFLSRIEEGENLDCTFDKESELTPLESAIGVLELINREFPVSAVTMESVRKMVKEAAVIICIKKREFDKASKILKKIMAKDPNTQKLRTELLSIIREKNLSHTMIRNFSYKAFQQSAFQFLETYLEDSEPFLLTMAKKTLNSECTDDPKQLATTPEPVEVAKQPAATALEPAEVAKQPAATAPEPAEVAKQPAATAPEPAEVAKQPAATVPEPAEVAKQPAATAPEPAEVAKQPAATAPEPAEVAKQPAATAPEHAEVAKQPAATAPEHAEVAKQPVAVASDNMEMLSKNSERLKRQRDEETLPLETSGTSDIPKPLPKSKRLLTISRLVMEQDSQSSELNEIPDSSQEPVVSSASRPLVQKPYVPLPSSSSPKPQKARLNTSNGQEEKDTWSDEDELFLDKGSPGRNSHTSSVFGSKKQRWTVQESEWIKEGVKKFGEGNWKIICQKFPFENRTSVMIKDRWRTMKKLGLH from the exons ATGGCTGGCGGGCGCGCGCGGGCGGCAGGCAGCCGGCGGGCGCCGATGGCGTCGAGGCGAGGGCCGCCCGAGCCCCGCGTCCCGGAGGAGGCGGTGAACCGCTGGGTGCTGCAGTTCTACTTCCACCAGGCCGTGGGGGCCTACCGGGCCGGGCGCAACCGGGACTTCCGCGAGTTCCGCGAAGTGAtgcagg ctctgctgctgcggCCCCTAACAAAAGATTCCACAGTCTCTCGGCTGCTGCGCATTATGCAGTTTCTTTCGAGAATTGAGGAGGGAGAGAACCTAG ATTGCACCTTTGATAAAGAGTCAGAGCTCACCCCCCTTGAATCAGCAATCGGTGTGCTGGAGCTGATTAATCGAGAATTTCCTGTGTCTGCGGTGACAATGGAATCTGTTAGAAAAATGGTGAAAGAAGCT GCTGTTATCATTTGTATTAAAAAGAGAGAGTTTGATAAAGCctcaaaaattctgaaaaaaatcatgGCAAAGGATCCTAACACCCAG AAACTGAGGACAGAGTTGCTCAGCATTATCCGTGAGAAGAATTTGTCTCATACGATGATCCGAAATTTTTCCTACAAAGCTTTTCAACAGAGTGCGTTCCAGTTCTTGGAGACCTACCTGGAGGATTCAGAGCCCTTTCTCTTGACA ATGGCGAAAAAGACTTTGAATTCCGAATGTACTGATGACCCTAAGCAGCTGGCAACCACGCCAGAGCCCGTGGAAGTggctaagcagccagcagcaaCAGCGCTGGAGCCCGCGGAAGTGGCTAAACAGCCAGCAGCAACAGCGCCAGAGCCCGCGGAAGTGGCTAAACAGCCAGCAGCAACAGCGCCAGAGCCCGCGGAAGTGGCTAAACAGCCAGCAGCAACAGTGCCAGAGCCCGCGGAAGTggctaagcagccagcagcaaCAGCGCCAGAGCCCGCGGAAGTggctaagcagccagcagcaaCAGCGCCAGAGCCTGCGGAAGTggctaagcagccagcagcaaCAGCGCCAGAGCACGCAGAAGTggctaagcagccagcagcaaCAGCGCCAGAGCACGCGGAAGTGGCTAAGCAACCAGTGGCAGTGGCTTCAGACAATATGGAAATGCTTTCAAAGAACTCTGAGAG ACTCAAGAGACAGAGAGACGAAGAAACTCTGCCCTTGGAGACTTCTGGGACCTCAGACATTCCTAAACCACTTCCAAAGAGTAAACGCTTGTTGACTATAAGCAGACTGGTTATGGAGCAGGACAGCCAGAGCTCTGAGCTGAATGAGATTCCAGACTCGTCCCAGGAGCCAGTGGTTTCGTCTGCATCCAGGCCTCTTGTTCAAAAGCCATATGTTCCACTTCCGTCGTCCAGCAGTCCCAA GCCGCAGAAAGCAAGATTGAACACCTCAAATGGACAAGAAGAAAAGGACACGTGGAGTGACGAAGATGAGCTCTTCCTGGACAAAG GATCCCCTGGGAGAAATAGCCACACGTCTTCAGTCTTTGGTTCCAAGAAGCAG AGATGGACTGTGCAGGAAAGCGAGTGGATCAAAGAAGGAGTGAAGAAGTTTGGAGAAGGAAACTGGAAAATCATTTGCCAAAAGTTCCCCTTTGAGAACCGCACTTCAGTGATGATTAAGGATCGTTGGCGGACCATGAAAAAGCTGGGACTCCATTGA